In Persicimonas caeni, a single window of DNA contains:
- a CDS encoding tetratricopeptide repeat protein, whose amino-acid sequence MHARTFPHLLILLTLLAAGCATKNATVSDDPVATKQVADEIPEDAWKTRIDTELDLSSLVDACNDGEGMACTLLGKALMDGFGMHKDAKQAAEYYSMGCVEKHPVACAMLGSMFVVGRGVDKSLYRAWEYYDEACAHGAALGCVGLGLMYERKLVQGRGDDQAQKMYARACNLGEPDGCRRLGDILHKSDEEAASKASYLRACEGGRADACATLSERYDIDVRTQGGQGDLIGVLETGCEEGFPLACVMLGVRFEKGFMVVHDQARAAKVYEKGCNNDGAGQPEACTLFGALNQKGEGVKEDLERAVELYRGACDDEYAVGCTHLGDLYEQGKGVAKNRERSLELYEKACSGGHAQACFNLALRHEKGDAAKKDAVRSAMLYEVACASGYAKGCNTLGVLHEEGGAVGRNPRKAAELYRKACQLGDGNGCYNLAGAYHTGNGVPRKPKEAVRLYRKACNKGVSNACFNVGRQLSEDEASPEAQVRAFLLYQDTCNAGQASACVGLASMYREGQGVGKDLDRARKLYAKACEMGQARGCTHLGYLHQEGLGVDADAKKAAEQYKKACEEGDPQGCSYLGALYATGDGVAQSQKVAIKYFKKGCDGGHDVACERLEMLQN is encoded by the coding sequence ATGCACGCACGTACTTTCCCACACCTCCTGATCCTCCTCACCCTCCTTGCAGCCGGCTGCGCCACCAAAAACGCGACCGTCTCCGACGATCCGGTGGCGACGAAGCAAGTCGCCGACGAGATCCCCGAAGACGCCTGGAAGACGCGCATCGACACCGAGCTCGACCTATCGAGCCTGGTCGACGCGTGTAATGACGGCGAAGGGATGGCGTGTACCTTGCTGGGCAAGGCGTTGATGGATGGCTTCGGGATGCACAAGGACGCCAAGCAGGCCGCCGAGTATTACTCGATGGGCTGCGTGGAGAAGCACCCGGTGGCGTGCGCGATGCTCGGCTCGATGTTCGTGGTCGGCCGTGGGGTCGACAAGAGCCTGTACCGCGCCTGGGAGTATTACGACGAGGCGTGTGCGCACGGCGCGGCGCTGGGTTGCGTGGGGCTGGGGCTGATGTACGAGCGCAAGCTGGTGCAGGGCCGCGGCGACGACCAGGCCCAGAAGATGTACGCCCGCGCCTGCAACCTGGGCGAGCCCGACGGGTGTCGCCGGCTGGGCGATATCCTGCACAAAAGCGACGAAGAGGCCGCTTCCAAGGCGAGTTACCTGCGCGCTTGCGAGGGCGGTCGCGCCGATGCCTGTGCGACGCTTTCGGAGCGATACGACATCGACGTGCGCACTCAGGGCGGCCAGGGCGACCTGATCGGAGTGCTCGAGACGGGCTGCGAGGAGGGCTTTCCGCTGGCTTGTGTGATGCTGGGTGTGCGCTTCGAGAAGGGGTTCATGGTGGTGCACGACCAGGCGCGCGCGGCCAAAGTGTACGAAAAGGGATGCAACAACGACGGAGCGGGCCAACCGGAGGCGTGTACGTTGTTTGGCGCGCTAAACCAGAAGGGCGAGGGCGTCAAAGAAGACCTGGAGCGCGCCGTCGAACTCTACAGAGGCGCCTGCGACGACGAGTACGCCGTCGGATGCACTCATCTGGGTGATTTGTACGAGCAGGGAAAGGGGGTCGCCAAGAACCGCGAGCGCTCGCTCGAATTGTACGAGAAGGCCTGCTCGGGCGGCCACGCTCAGGCGTGCTTCAACTTGGCGCTTCGCCACGAGAAGGGCGACGCCGCCAAGAAGGACGCGGTGCGCTCGGCGATGCTCTACGAGGTCGCTTGCGCCTCCGGCTACGCCAAGGGCTGCAACACCCTCGGCGTGCTCCACGAGGAGGGCGGCGCGGTGGGGCGCAACCCGCGCAAGGCCGCCGAGCTGTACCGCAAGGCATGCCAGTTGGGCGACGGCAACGGCTGCTACAACCTCGCCGGGGCCTACCACACCGGAAACGGCGTGCCACGAAAGCCCAAAGAGGCGGTGAGGCTGTATCGCAAAGCGTGCAACAAAGGTGTGTCCAACGCGTGCTTCAACGTCGGGCGGCAACTCTCGGAGGACGAGGCGAGTCCCGAGGCGCAGGTGCGCGCCTTCTTGCTCTACCAGGATACCTGCAACGCCGGGCAGGCGAGCGCGTGTGTGGGGCTCGCGTCGATGTATCGCGAAGGCCAGGGCGTCGGCAAAGATCTCGATCGGGCGCGAAAGCTGTACGCGAAGGCGTGTGAGATGGGCCAAGCACGCGGTTGCACACACCTGGGCTACTTGCACCAAGAGGGCCTGGGGGTCGACGCCGACGCCAAGAAGGCGGCCGAGCAGTACAAAAAGGCGTGTGAGGAAGGAGATCCGCAAGGCTGCAGCTACCTGGGAGCGCTGTATGCGACCGGCGACGGGGTCGCGCAGAGCCAAAAAGTTGCCATCAAGTACTTCAAGAAGGGTTGCGACGGGGGACACGACGTGGCATGTGAACGACTCGAAATGCTCCAGAATTAG
- a CDS encoding diacylglycerol/lipid kinase family protein encodes MNFRTFVIANPKAGAGAVEEEWGLMERLLRARLPEIDYAFTEGPGHATLLAREALRAGWQQIVAVGGDGTLNEVVNGFFDKPDIDDLYTIDDDGWMTRKRDGAPEPINPEAVLGVLPLGTGGDFRRTVGLMGGHSETIEHLSGQHVREIDIGEVGFVDDSGEIATRYFVNIASAGFSGAVDRIANKSWKGLGAKPSFLWATARAFARYKNIDVELRLDDTVEIEGKMNNVVVANGEFFGGGMWIAPGAELDDGQFQVVLMGDLKRREIASLVFDIYQGRHLQNKKIFRRRASRVAARSINGGVAMLDIDGEAPGKLPALWTNHHCCLRLKL; translated from the coding sequence TTGAACTTCAGAACATTCGTGATCGCCAATCCGAAGGCGGGAGCGGGCGCCGTCGAAGAAGAGTGGGGGCTCATGGAGCGCCTGTTGCGCGCGCGGCTGCCCGAAATCGACTACGCCTTCACCGAGGGGCCGGGCCACGCCACGCTCCTCGCACGCGAGGCGTTGCGGGCCGGGTGGCAGCAGATCGTCGCCGTGGGCGGCGACGGCACGCTCAACGAAGTGGTCAATGGCTTTTTCGACAAGCCCGACATCGACGACCTCTACACCATCGACGACGACGGGTGGATGACGCGCAAGCGCGACGGCGCTCCCGAGCCGATCAACCCGGAAGCCGTGCTCGGCGTACTTCCGCTGGGCACCGGCGGAGATTTTCGGCGCACGGTCGGCCTGATGGGCGGCCACAGTGAGACGATCGAGCACCTCAGCGGCCAGCACGTGCGTGAGATCGACATCGGCGAGGTCGGCTTTGTCGACGATTCGGGCGAGATCGCCACGCGCTACTTCGTCAATATCGCCAGCGCCGGCTTCTCGGGGGCGGTCGACCGCATCGCCAACAAGAGCTGGAAGGGCCTGGGCGCCAAGCCGAGCTTTCTGTGGGCGACGGCGCGGGCGTTCGCGCGCTACAAGAATATCGACGTGGAGCTTCGCCTCGACGACACCGTCGAGATCGAAGGCAAGATGAACAACGTGGTCGTCGCCAACGGCGAATTTTTCGGCGGCGGCATGTGGATCGCGCCGGGCGCCGAGCTCGACGACGGCCAGTTTCAGGTCGTGCTGATGGGCGACCTCAAACGCCGTGAGATCGCCAGCCTGGTCTTCGATATCTACCAGGGCAGACATTTGCAGAATAAAAAGATCTTCCGACGCCGCGCCAGCCGTGTGGCGGCCCGTTCGATCAACGGAGGGGTGGCCATGCTCGACATCGACGGCGAAGCGCCGGGCAAGCTGCCCGCTCTGTGGACCAATCACCACTGCTGCTTGCGTCTCAAGCTGTAA
- a CDS encoding (Fe-S)-binding protein → MKKSFGDPIDRATAYCTYCPKLCRFSCPAAEAEDRETVTPWGMMRLFELVKDGAVEPSEEVAETFYHCMGCLRCQNWCLHENDVPQAMWAARGWMRELGYLPDELEGLDETFLKHNSPHGELPQIPDIHGFTVEEVFDDDASVVYMPDCEVRYHEPETIVRTGLLLEMFHGTKVRLYTRRNDEGFACCGFPLLSTGNRAAYEEYRTNFETMLSDADMIVTDCAAMVTLFREGTSFGQESPLNVVHMIEFLAERVDMLEPRVDLSDEAMMLHDSCFVGRHLELYEETRALLSALCGKPLDEFSTNRADAPCCGGPSHYHLVAPEASERCAADRLEQMERESEHEASTIVCGSATCTKAFRRAGGADEVAIDVLDLVCRAFEL, encoded by the coding sequence ATGAAGAAGAGCTTTGGAGATCCAATCGATCGGGCGACAGCCTACTGCACATATTGCCCGAAGCTGTGCCGCTTTTCGTGTCCGGCCGCCGAGGCAGAGGACCGCGAGACGGTGACTCCCTGGGGCATGATGCGGCTGTTCGAGCTGGTCAAAGACGGCGCGGTCGAGCCCTCCGAGGAGGTCGCCGAGACCTTCTATCACTGCATGGGGTGCCTGCGCTGCCAGAATTGGTGTCTGCACGAGAACGACGTGCCCCAGGCGATGTGGGCCGCGCGCGGATGGATGCGCGAGCTCGGGTATTTGCCCGACGAGCTCGAGGGGCTCGACGAGACCTTCTTGAAGCACAACTCGCCGCACGGGGAGCTTCCCCAGATCCCCGATATCCATGGGTTTACGGTCGAGGAGGTCTTCGACGACGACGCCTCGGTGGTCTACATGCCCGACTGCGAGGTGCGCTATCACGAGCCCGAGACGATCGTGCGCACCGGGCTTTTGCTCGAGATGTTCCACGGCACGAAGGTGCGCCTGTACACTCGCCGCAACGACGAGGGCTTTGCCTGCTGCGGGTTTCCGCTGCTGTCGACGGGCAACCGGGCGGCCTACGAGGAGTACCGCACCAATTTCGAGACGATGCTGTCGGACGCCGACATGATCGTGACCGACTGCGCGGCGATGGTCACCTTGTTCCGCGAGGGGACGAGCTTCGGCCAGGAGAGCCCGCTGAACGTGGTGCACATGATCGAGTTTCTGGCCGAGCGCGTTGACATGCTCGAGCCGCGCGTCGACCTGAGCGACGAGGCGATGATGCTGCACGACTCGTGCTTTGTGGGGCGGCATCTGGAGCTGTACGAGGAGACCCGCGCACTGCTGAGTGCGCTGTGCGGCAAGCCGCTCGACGAGTTTTCGACCAACCGCGCGGACGCACCGTGCTGCGGTGGGCCGTCGCACTACCACCTGGTCGCCCCCGAGGCGAGCGAGCGGTGTGCGGCCGACCGCCTCGAGCAGATGGAGCGTGAGAGCGAGCACGAGGCGAGCACGATCGTGTGCGGTTCGGCCACCTGCACCAAGGCGTTCCGCCGGGCCGGCGGCGCAGATGAAGTGGCGATCGATGTGTTGGATTTGGTGTGTCGAGCTTTCGAATTGTAA
- a CDS encoding FAD-binding oxidoreductase codes for MSFYEERKLPEPQAEHFPEDVVELEHLIAGRGGDADLPRVVIGDGQHLREQVIGERGFEAVRTERCNHILKLDRQSNLVRVEAGIRWGELREKMREEGYSLQTYRPYADSATVGGLLAKRHPTQPHRLSGDIREGCVALSAVSPTLGDYRYLEAPRKASGPDLRHLFIGGEGALGVILNVTLSVSKPFPGRLFEWEAATAADAAQKMRELGERGVHRAWCHWRRSEGRFQAVVHAPTRLLDAMVHRFRAHYGESFDSANGEAVRKLRRRLAAEMPDGRAREEADRTVALTYSLTHLGEAIDALEGVGEVEIVDWSTHAATAYVTFDEVPDDGWSPEAFETALEARPIIGGPSVTWPEWAQKLKGEFDDRRMLAVGP; via the coding sequence ATGAGCTTCTACGAAGAGAGAAAGCTGCCGGAGCCACAGGCCGAGCATTTCCCCGAAGACGTCGTCGAGCTCGAGCACCTGATCGCCGGGCGCGGCGGCGACGCGGACCTGCCGCGGGTGGTGATCGGCGACGGCCAGCATCTGCGTGAGCAGGTCATCGGCGAGCGTGGCTTCGAGGCAGTGCGCACCGAGCGGTGCAACCACATCTTGAAGCTCGACCGTCAGAGCAACCTGGTGCGCGTCGAGGCGGGGATTCGCTGGGGCGAGCTTCGCGAGAAGATGCGCGAAGAGGGCTACTCACTGCAGACCTACCGGCCGTATGCGGACAGCGCGACTGTCGGAGGCCTCTTGGCCAAGCGTCATCCGACCCAGCCGCACCGGCTGTCGGGCGATATCCGCGAGGGCTGCGTGGCGCTGTCGGCCGTGTCGCCGACCCTGGGCGATTACCGGTATCTGGAGGCGCCTCGAAAGGCGAGCGGGCCCGACCTGCGCCATCTGTTCATCGGTGGCGAAGGGGCGTTGGGTGTGATCTTGAACGTGACGCTGAGCGTGTCGAAGCCGTTTCCGGGGCGGCTGTTCGAGTGGGAGGCAGCCACGGCGGCCGACGCCGCACAGAAGATGCGCGAGCTGGGCGAGCGCGGGGTGCACCGCGCGTGGTGTCACTGGCGGCGCTCCGAGGGACGTTTTCAGGCGGTCGTCCACGCCCCGACGCGGCTTCTGGACGCGATGGTGCATCGGTTTCGCGCCCACTACGGCGAGTCGTTCGACTCGGCCAATGGGGAGGCCGTCCGAAAGCTTCGTCGGCGGCTCGCCGCCGAGATGCCCGACGGCCGCGCACGCGAGGAGGCCGACCGCACGGTGGCGCTGACCTACAGCTTGACGCATCTCGGCGAGGCGATCGACGCGCTCGAAGGGGTCGGCGAGGTCGAGATCGTCGACTGGTCGACCCACGCGGCGACAGCCTATGTCACCTTCGACGAGGTGCCCGACGATGGCTGGAGTCCGGAGGCGTTCGAGACGGCGCTCGAGGCGCGCCCGATTATCGGCGGGCCGAGCGTGACGTGGCCGGAGTGGGCGCAGAAGCTAAAAGGCGAGTTCGACGACAGGCGCATGTTGGCGGTGGGACCATGA
- a CDS encoding FAD-binding oxidoreductase, producing the protein MTTTTRQDAVKKPPKTMVDDLADIVGRERVLVSKPDRLAYQVDCWPRGIIRTRGRDLDHHCPAAIVQPANESEVTGLVRWARKTGTPLVPFGAGSGVCGGVLADETKVVVDVKRMDRIVETRADDMTVRVQAGAIGMPFEEELQRRGFTLGHFPSSIYCSSIGGWVAARGAGQFSSLYGKIEDMVASLRVVTGTGEVLDTAADPLADRPRQMASQAGPDLTQLFVGSEGTLGVLTEATFNMARKPNHRFYRGFKFPDVETALDAIRDMMQAGLRPAVVRLYDALDTLLHKSSDAEKGSSDVPPGLLRNLRKLAFDKVPDAVTSKVREQVRKATHAVVGRVLGNPLALNSLTNVLPKECLLVVGFEGSSPLVEDEAQYAFDLLGRYGLDLGPGPGLHWLENRYNVSYKQSPMYDAGAFVDTMEVSTSWSKVLELYHTVREALAPHVLVMAHFSHVYPYGSSIYFTFSGFGADMDETLERYDATWKAGLDAVASVGASVAHHHGVGESKAPWSHHDHRGGRQAFDALKAAFDPDGIMNPGKVYL; encoded by the coding sequence ATGACAACAACGACACGACAAGACGCCGTGAAGAAGCCTCCCAAAACGATGGTCGACGACCTGGCCGACATCGTCGGCCGCGAGCGGGTGTTGGTCAGCAAGCCCGACCGGCTCGCCTACCAGGTCGACTGCTGGCCGCGCGGGATCATCCGCACCCGCGGGCGCGACCTCGACCATCACTGTCCGGCGGCGATCGTCCAGCCGGCCAACGAATCCGAAGTCACAGGCTTGGTGCGTTGGGCGCGCAAGACGGGCACGCCCCTGGTGCCCTTTGGCGCCGGCAGTGGGGTGTGCGGCGGCGTGCTCGCCGACGAGACGAAGGTCGTCGTCGACGTCAAGCGCATGGACCGCATCGTGGAGACGCGCGCCGACGACATGACCGTGCGCGTGCAGGCCGGCGCGATCGGCATGCCCTTCGAAGAGGAGCTGCAGCGACGCGGGTTCACGCTGGGCCACTTTCCCTCATCGATTTATTGCTCGAGCATCGGCGGCTGGGTCGCCGCGCGTGGGGCCGGCCAGTTTTCGAGCCTGTACGGCAAGATCGAGGACATGGTCGCGTCGCTGCGAGTGGTTACCGGCACAGGCGAGGTGCTCGACACCGCCGCCGACCCGCTGGCCGACAGGCCGCGGCAGATGGCCTCGCAGGCCGGCCCCGACCTGACCCAGCTCTTCGTGGGCAGCGAGGGCACCCTCGGGGTGCTCACCGAGGCGACCTTCAACATGGCCCGCAAGCCGAACCACCGGTTCTATCGCGGCTTCAAGTTTCCCGACGTCGAGACCGCGCTCGACGCCATTCGCGACATGATGCAGGCGGGCCTTCGCCCGGCCGTGGTGCGCCTTTACGACGCGCTCGATACCCTGCTGCACAAGTCGAGCGACGCCGAGAAGGGCTCGTCGGACGTGCCGCCGGGGCTGCTTCGCAACCTGCGCAAACTCGCCTTCGACAAGGTGCCCGACGCGGTGACCTCGAAGGTGCGCGAGCAGGTGCGCAAGGCGACCCACGCGGTGGTCGGCCGCGTGCTCGGAAACCCGCTGGCGCTCAACTCGCTGACGAACGTCTTGCCCAAAGAGTGCTTGCTCGTGGTGGGCTTCGAGGGCTCGAGCCCGCTGGTCGAGGACGAGGCGCAATACGCCTTCGACCTGCTCGGCCGCTACGGGCTCGACCTGGGGCCGGGCCCCGGGCTGCACTGGCTGGAGAACCGCTACAACGTCTCCTACAAGCAGTCGCCGATGTACGACGCCGGCGCGTTCGTCGACACGATGGAGGTGTCGACGAGCTGGTCGAAGGTGCTCGAGCTGTACCACACCGTGCGCGAGGCGCTGGCCCCGCACGTGCTGGTGATGGCTCACTTTAGCCACGTCTACCCGTACGGCAGCTCCATCTACTTTACGTTCTCGGGGTTCGGCGCCGACATGGACGAGACGCTCGAGCGCTACGACGCGACCTGGAAGGCCGGGCTCGATGCCGTGGCCAGCGTCGGGGCGAGCGTCGCGCACCACCACGGCGTGGGCGAGTCGAAGGCGCCGTGGTCGCACCACGATCATCGCGGCGGCCGCCAAGCGTTCGACGCGCTGAAGGCTGCGTTCGATCCCGACGGGATCATGAACCCCGGGAAGGTGTACCTATGA